In Sorghum bicolor cultivar BTx623 chromosome 10, Sorghum_bicolor_NCBIv3, whole genome shotgun sequence, one genomic interval encodes:
- the LOC8066377 gene encoding NAC domain-containing protein 67, translating into MSSSGGAGAAELELPGFRFHPTEEELLEFYLKQVAYGRKLKFDIIPTVHLYRHDPWELPGLTRIGEREWYFFVPRDGGGGSRAAKQHQSGSGGGGRPSRTTERGFWKATGSDRAVRCAADPKRLIGLKKTLVYYEGRAPRGTKTDWVMNEYRLPDATCCNAAGGDSSAASSTNKSPKEDIVLCKIYRKAVSLKELEQRVAMEELARATATPSASHSTGSPADSMSSSDHETAAAAVDHHSQKQQGVETMTMMPVGILPPPVMSMKKEEVAEPLLPAAALMKPATLSLPQLEVAKQQEWMQDPFLTQLRSPWMESWSPYYASVLNF; encoded by the exons ATGTCGTCATccggcggcgcgggcgcggcggAGCTGGAGCTGCCGGGGTTCCGTTTCCACCCGACGGAGGAGGAGCTGCTGGAGTTCTACCTGAAGCAGGTGGCGTACGGGCGGAAGCTCAAGTTCGACATCATCCCCACGGTGCACCTGTACCGGCACGACCCCTGGGAGCTCCCGGGCCTGACGCGCATCGGCGAGCGCGAGTGGTACTTCTTCGTGCcccgcgacggcggcggcggcagccggGCGGCCAAGCAGCACCAGTCCGGCTCCGGCGGCGGGGGCCGGCCCAGCCGCACGACGGAGCGCGGGTTCTGGAAGGCCACGGGGTCCGACCGCGCCGTCCGGTGCGCCGCCGACCCCAAGCGCCTCATCGGGCTCAAGAAGACGCTCGTCTACTACGAGGGCCGCGCGCCGCGTGGCACCAAGACCGATTGGGTCATGAACGAGTATCGCCTCCCCGACGCCACCTGCTGCAATGCCGCCGGTGGTGACTCATCGGCGGCCTCCTCCACCAACAAATCGCCCAAG GAGGACATCGTGCTGTGCAAGATCTACCGGAAGGCTGTGTCGCTCAAGGAGCTGGAGCAGCGGGTGGCCATGGAGGAGCTGGCGCGCGCCACCGCCACGCCGTCCGCGTCCCACAGCACCGGCTCCCCCGCCGACTCCATGTCGTCGTCGGACCacgagacggcggcggcggcggtggaccACCATTCCCAGAAGCAGCAGGGAGTGGAGACCATGACGATGATGCCCGTGGGCATCTTACCACCACCTGTGATGAGCATGAAGAAAGAGGAGGTGGCGGAGCCGCtgctgccggcggcggcgctaatGAAGCCGGCGACGCTGAGCCTGCCGCAGCTGGAGGTGGCGAAGCAGCAGGAGTGGATGCAGGACCCATTTCTGACCCAGCTGCGGAGCCCATGGATGGAGAGCTGGTCACCCTACTACGCCAGCGTCCTCAACTTTTAA